One Peribacillus simplex NBRC 15720 = DSM 1321 genomic region harbors:
- a CDS encoding peptidylprolyl isomerase yields MAKKGYILMANGEKIEFDLFPNEAPNTVANFENLANTGFYNGVVFHRVIPGFVSQGGDPTGTGAGGSGKQIKCETEGNPHKHEAGSLSMAHAGKDTGSSQFFIVHEPQPHLNGVHTVFGKVTSGLETAKAMKNGDKMEKVEVFDAE; encoded by the coding sequence ATGGCTAAAAAAGGATACATACTTATGGCAAATGGAGAAAAGATCGAATTCGACCTTTTCCCGAACGAAGCACCGAACACAGTGGCTAACTTCGAAAACTTAGCAAATACAGGCTTTTATAATGGTGTAGTCTTTCACCGTGTCATCCCTGGTTTCGTAAGCCAAGGCGGAGATCCAACAGGTACAGGTGCAGGCGGAAGCGGCAAGCAAATCAAATGTGAAACAGAAGGCAACCCTCACAAACATGAGGCAGGAAGCCTATCGATGGCACATGCCGGAAAAGATACGGGCTCAAGCCAATTCTTTATCGTGCACGAACCACAACCGCATCTTAACGGTGTTCACACAGTATTCGGTAAAGTGACATCTGGACTTGAAACAGCCAAAGCTATGAAAAATGGCGACAAAATGGAAAAAGTAGAAGTTTTTGACGCTGAATGA
- a CDS encoding IS110 family transposase encodes MEAMIERCAGLDVHQETVVACVLFGPLDKKPKTSIETFSTTTTGLLALSDWLATLQVSDIVMESTGVYWKPIWNILEGSFHLVLANARHVKNVPGRKTDVKDAEWLAKLLRCGLIESNFVPPEDIRDLRDLTRYRKKLIHHRTSEQNRIHKILQDANIKLTSVLSDIFGVSGRRILEAILNGEKIETDGLRKMVDWRTKASITDIANAINGRIRRHHRDMLRYHWEHMSYLEKAIEELEKQIDQLLSPYRKEVELLDGIPGVNKAAAATFIAEMGVDMSVFKSAKHLASWAGVSPGNYESAGKKKRVKPHKVTKL; translated from the coding sequence ATGGAAGCAATGATTGAACGGTGTGCTGGCCTAGATGTACACCAAGAAACAGTAGTAGCCTGTGTATTATTTGGTCCATTAGATAAAAAGCCAAAAACCTCTATTGAAACGTTTTCAACTACAACAACGGGACTCTTGGCTTTAAGTGATTGGCTAGCTACCCTTCAGGTATCCGATATTGTGATGGAAAGTACCGGAGTCTATTGGAAACCAATATGGAATATACTTGAGGGTTCTTTTCACCTTGTTCTTGCCAATGCCAGACATGTCAAAAATGTTCCAGGTCGTAAAACTGATGTGAAAGATGCCGAATGGCTTGCCAAGCTTCTAAGATGTGGACTTATTGAAAGTAATTTTGTTCCACCGGAGGATATTCGTGATTTACGAGATCTTACTCGTTATCGAAAAAAATTGATTCATCATCGCACTTCAGAGCAGAATCGCATTCACAAAATTCTTCAAGATGCTAATATCAAGCTAACATCCGTATTATCAGACATTTTTGGTGTATCGGGACGCCGTATCCTTGAAGCGATTCTAAACGGTGAAAAAATAGAGACCGATGGTCTTCGAAAAATGGTGGATTGGCGAACAAAAGCAAGTATTACTGACATTGCAAATGCAATTAATGGTCGTATTCGCCGTCATCACCGTGATATGTTGCGTTACCATTGGGAGCATATGAGTTATTTAGAAAAAGCCATAGAAGAATTGGAAAAACAAATCGATCAACTCCTGTCCCCATATCGTAAGGAAGTAGAATTATTGGATGGTATACCTGGTGTTAACAAAGCTGCCGCAGCTACTTTTATTGCAGAGATGGGCGTTGATATGTCCGTATTTAAGTCGGCTAAACATCTTGCCTCTTGGGCTGGTGTGAGTCCCGGAAATTACGAAAGTGCTGGTAAAAAAAAACGAGTAAAACCACACAAGGTAACAAAGCTTTGA
- the nagZ gene encoding beta-N-acetylhexosaminidase: MKNKKIYWGLFLIAILAFSVVFIQLNMDVNSRAEKGKDADVDSHEKIEKLLKEMTLEEKIGQLMMVGFKGTEKSSEITELIEQKHIGGVIYFDRNMKSPKQVARLSNSLQQTADQSTHSLPLMVAIDQEGGDIIRMKERVSPLPAQQDIGKNASVEDIYKVAKLNGTELGSMGININFAPVLDLSKTDKRSFGQDPEKVYQYGKKAIQGLNDVSITGALKHFPGNGRSEIDPHVETSSVEANQLDLENSDIYPFKQIISEMDNQKFFVMVTHIKYPAYDKEKPASLSKIIIEDLLRGKLKYEGLVVTDDLEMGAVNKYFSYEDMGKQAILAGADLLLVCHEYSHELEVYNGLLQAVKAGEVPMDRINESVKRVLTYKLNNMKQTKADPDQAEKVVKNPESIKYIESLSEDK; encoded by the coding sequence ATGAAGAATAAAAAAATATATTGGGGTCTGTTCCTTATCGCAATCCTCGCTTTTTCAGTGGTGTTCATTCAGTTGAATATGGATGTGAATTCCAGAGCGGAAAAAGGGAAAGATGCCGATGTGGATAGTCATGAAAAAATAGAAAAATTGCTGAAAGAAATGACGCTTGAAGAAAAAATCGGACAGCTTATGATGGTTGGTTTCAAGGGAACTGAAAAGAGCAGTGAAATTACAGAGCTTATCGAACAAAAACATATAGGGGGCGTCATTTATTTTGACCGTAATATGAAATCCCCTAAACAAGTGGCCAGGTTATCCAATTCGCTTCAACAAACGGCCGATCAAAGTACACATTCGCTTCCGTTGATGGTGGCCATCGATCAGGAAGGCGGGGACATCATCAGGATGAAGGAACGGGTATCGCCCCTCCCTGCACAACAGGACATTGGAAAAAATGCATCTGTTGAGGACATATACAAAGTGGCCAAATTGAATGGGACAGAACTGGGCTCCATGGGGATTAACATTAATTTCGCCCCTGTACTTGATCTATCGAAAACGGACAAGCGTTCATTTGGGCAAGATCCGGAAAAGGTTTATCAATACGGAAAGAAAGCCATTCAAGGATTGAACGATGTATCGATAACTGGTGCACTGAAGCACTTTCCAGGAAACGGACGCAGCGAAATCGATCCGCATGTCGAAACATCTTCCGTGGAGGCAAACCAACTTGATCTGGAAAACTCGGATATTTATCCTTTCAAGCAAATCATAAGTGAAATGGATAACCAAAAGTTTTTCGTGATGGTGACCCACATTAAATATCCAGCCTATGATAAAGAAAAACCAGCAAGCCTTTCTAAAATCATCATAGAGGACCTACTTCGGGGGAAACTCAAATATGAAGGACTAGTCGTTACCGACGATTTGGAAATGGGTGCTGTGAACAAGTATTTCTCCTATGAAGATATGGGGAAGCAGGCAATCCTTGCAGGAGCTGATTTATTACTTGTCTGTCATGAATATTCCCATGAGCTTGAGGTATATAACGGATTACTGCAAGCAGTAAAGGCAGGGGAAGTTCCAATGGATAGAATAAACGAGTCAGTGAAAAGAGTGCTGACATATAAACTTAACAATATGAAGCAAACGAAAGCTGACCCGGACCAAGCTGAAAAAGTCGTGAAAAATCCCGAAAGCATAAAGTATATCGAAAGCCTGAGCGAGGATAAATAA
- a CDS encoding SET domain-containing protein translates to MIEVKTSTLSDGEFNRGVFATRDIKKGELLHEAPVIAYPNEEHVFIEKTLLADYAFEYGINHTAMLLGYGMLFNHSYTPNATYDINFKNHTFDFFAYTDIKAGEEILINYNGEVDNEDPLWFNKEDDGEEEA, encoded by the coding sequence ATGATTGAAGTTAAAACTTCCACACTCAGTGATGGTGAGTTCAATAGAGGCGTATTCGCAACACGAGATATTAAAAAAGGTGAGCTTTTGCATGAGGCACCTGTCATTGCTTATCCAAACGAGGAGCATGTTTTCATAGAGAAGACATTGCTGGCTGATTATGCGTTTGAATATGGAATTAACCATACTGCCATGCTTTTAGGTTATGGCATGCTGTTTAATCATTCTTATACACCCAACGCTACGTATGACATAAACTTCAAGAATCATACGTTTGATTTCTTTGCTTACACCGACATAAAAGCAGGAGAAGAAATCCTGATTAATTATAATGGTGAAGTCGATAATGAGGATCCGCTTTGGTTCAATAAAGAAGATGACGGTGAAGAAGAAGCTTAA
- a CDS encoding NADPH:quinone oxidoreductase family protein produces the protein MIQQFDALVVNKQDDQFTVNIQQLSLDDLPQGEVLIRVHYSGVNYKDSLASIPNGNIVSSYPIVPGIDMAGVVVSSEDSRFKEGDEVIATSYGIGVSQSGGYSQFARVPAEWIVPLPDGLTMKEAMIIGTAGFTAALSVLRLEENNLTPEQGSILVTGATGGVGSFAVSILSKLGYSVEASTGKESEHGYLKEIGAKTIVSREDVYDGKLRALGKQKWSGAVDPVGGEPLASVLSQIKYGGAVAVSGLTAGTSLPATVFPFILRGVNLLGIDSVNCPMDTRLKVWHRLATDFKLDHLEQLVQQEITLKELPDVLPTLLKGEARGRTIVKL, from the coding sequence ATGATACAGCAATTTGATGCATTAGTCGTGAACAAGCAAGATGATCAATTCACCGTTAACATTCAGCAACTATCACTTGATGATCTACCTCAAGGCGAAGTGCTCATCCGTGTCCATTATTCCGGTGTGAACTATAAAGATAGCCTTGCCAGCATTCCTAATGGAAACATTGTCAGCAGCTATCCTATCGTTCCGGGAATTGATATGGCTGGTGTCGTCGTTTCATCTGAGGATTCGCGCTTTAAAGAAGGGGACGAAGTCATTGCGACCTCCTATGGGATTGGCGTTTCGCAATCCGGCGGCTACAGTCAATTTGCCCGTGTTCCGGCTGAGTGGATCGTCCCGCTTCCTGATGGCCTTACAATGAAGGAGGCAATGATCATCGGTACGGCCGGTTTCACTGCAGCCTTATCGGTTCTGAGATTGGAAGAAAATAACCTCACCCCTGAGCAAGGGAGCATTCTCGTCACTGGTGCAACTGGCGGGGTTGGCAGTTTCGCTGTCTCGATCCTTTCCAAACTTGGCTATTCCGTGGAAGCGAGTACTGGAAAAGAATCGGAACATGGTTACTTGAAGGAAATCGGTGCGAAGACTATTGTCTCGCGGGAAGATGTATATGATGGCAAGCTGCGGGCACTGGGCAAACAGAAGTGGAGCGGTGCGGTGGATCCCGTCGGCGGTGAACCGCTAGCGTCGGTCCTTAGCCAAATCAAGTATGGCGGAGCTGTTGCGGTCAGTGGATTAACGGCTGGTACAAGCCTTCCTGCCACTGTCTTTCCATTCATCCTAAGGGGTGTTAATCTACTTGGGATCGATTCGGTCAATTGCCCGATGGATACAAGATTGAAAGTTTGGCATCGCCTTGCTACCGACTTTAAACTCGATCATTTAGAACAGCTCGTTCAACAGGAAATTACACTTAAAGAATTGCCTGACGTCCTTCCTACCCTATTAAAAGGGGAAGCTAGAGGCAGAACGATCGTTAAGCTATAA